In Elusimicrobiota bacterium, the sequence AGTTGGCCTCATCCTCCCGCCACACGTTCGAAAGGGGAATGACGTGGGTCGTGGCCGGAACATTTTGGTGTCATATTTGGAAAGAACCGAATGTGTTCCAAAATCCTCCCCAACTGCCCCAAATATTTAACCCTTTCCACATCGGAAAGAGCCAACCGCGCCAATCGCGCCACATGGTTCACGTCTTTTTCGTTTAATGACATGGGAATGATTTTATCAGATATGGAACTTCAATGTGGACAACCGGCTGGCAATCATTTTGGTGTCGGCTCTTTAAAATGCTCCATCCGATCCGCATAGGGACTTCCATCGCGGCCAAGAAACTTTCGGCAGGAGATGGACGCGGTAAGTCGCCATAAAGTGCTGAGAAGATTTGCTTTGACCTGGTCGGTGCTTTTTAAAGATTCCCAGAAGGCCAATCCAACCCCGTCCGCGTTGTTCCCCTCCTCCAAATAACTGTAGAAGGGCCCGTCCAACAGCGTTACCTCGACGCCCAAGTGGGCGTAGGGTTTTTTGAGATATTTTATTTCCAACGGCGGCACAAGAGGCACGGGGTCGTTCACGTTGACGATGCGAACCAACGGAAGGTCCCGAAACTTTTTAGCGCCGTCGGCGTCGGTCACTTTCGGTTGACCAAAGGTCACGACCCGAGACACCTGCCAGCCTTGAGTTTTCAAATACATCCCAAAACCACGGCTTCCGCTCCTCCAAAGAATGTCCCGTGAGTGAAATGGAATACTCTTTGTTCATGCGAAGAATCGCGTCATTGTAGAGGCCCTGCGCCGCCACGTGAAACCCCCTGTGCAAAGGAATCTCAATCAGGGGGTCTTTTGTCTTGTCATATTCAATATCGAGAAGGGCGTTCTTGAGATTGGCGGTTCCCTGAACGGAGATCAAATGACGATGGGTGGTGGTGTCAGTGGCCAGGAAATAGCGGGTCTCCCGATCGGGAAACGATTTGACAACGACCGACGAGTATCCCTGCCCCGCGCAAACCGCTTGAATGACCGAATCGCTTTCATAGACCGCCTCAGACAGCGCGGCAAATCCATCGACCTCACTGAAATTCACATCGTGGGAAGTCGAGAACCTCTGTTTAAAAGGGTGAATGCAACCGGTCAAAAAGAGACCCGCCCCCAACAGCAATATCCGTGCAGATGACATGATTCGTATTAATCCTTCGTTTTTATTCATTTCCCTTTCCCCGTTTATTCTTCGACGATCTCCAACCGATCAATGCCATGGGTTTCACTTTCGGTTTGGTAGCGTTCTTCCATTTCACCGATGACGCGGAGCCGTTCCTCCGGCGACATTTTTCTAAAGCGTCGGGGCCGCGTTCTTCCTCGATATCGCGGATGGCCAGCCGGCTGACCAATCCCTCCCAAAAGGTTTCTTCGTCGTATTCGTCCAACACGTCGTGGCCCTTCTCCTCCAACTTCCGGGAGGGGAAGAACGTTTTCTCTTTTTCGCCGTAAACCACCAAATCCCCACATCCTGCCGCCTGGGCTTTTTTATATATCTTTTGTTCAAGGGAATAGGGATTCGTTATCGAATCGGGAACCTTGTGGGCGTTCGCGACCCAATCCGCCAGATACAGGCTTCCACCAACTTTCGATACTCCGCTGGAAAACTCCAATTGAATCATCACACTCTCCTGTTTGAATCTATCCCCGCTTCCCCTATCGGACCGGGGGAGCGGAGGGATGAAGATATTTCTCTATGTTCGGCGGGAGCTGTAAGACCCCCCCCCTGCATAAAATCCGCTCCGGCGCGAACGGGCTTGAAAATATATTGCGGGTCAAGAGAACAGGCCTTTTCGTGAAACTCTTGAGATTTCTCCGAAAGTCCCGCTTCGGCGTAGGCCACGCTCGCATTGTAGTAGGCCTCGGCAAAAGTGGGCTGACCCGCGATCGACTTCTCAAAATGCGCGATGGCTTGGTCGTATTTCTTTTCCGCCA encodes:
- a CDS encoding tetratricopeptide repeat protein yields the protein MNGKDFSRALQNYDQASALSPDFYELQNNRGLLLLAEKKYDQAIAHFEKSIAGQPTFAEAYYNASVAYAEAGLSEKSQEFHEKACSLDPQYIFKPVRAGADFMQGGGLTAPAEHREISSSLRSPGPIGEAGIDSNRRV